The sequence GGTGGTTTTAGGATGGGGGTAGAAATTTTTTTGCCGTACAATGAGGTTTCGCAGTTCATCCCCGAAACCAAAGATGCCCATCCAACCCTTCTGCTTGGGACGGTTAACGACTTCCCAAGCCCGTATCGTAGTGGTATTAAATTTACTGTGGAAGCAAATTATCTTGAGCGGGATGGACGTCAAACACCTACTTCAGGAAAAGTTTTGGTTTACCTCCGTATAGAACCCGGAATGGGGCATCCTAAGCTAAAATGGGGGGATCACGTCCAGGTCGCCGGTAGAATGGAAGCCCCCAGACCCAAGCGCAATCCCGCCGATTTTGACTTCGCCAATTATCTTAAATACAAAGGGATTCGGACGGTATTATATGTCCGTGAAGCACAAACCCTTTCCGTGTCCTCCGCTTCCACCTCGTGGCTACATCGCTCCGTTAACTTTCTTCGTGATAACATCCATCATACCATTACACACTTTGCGCCCAATGAGGAAACGGCAGCAATGCAACGTGCTTTGTTGATAGGCGATCGTACAGGGCTTCCGGAGCAGCTAAAACAAGCTTTTAATAATACGGGACTTACCCACTTGCTTGCTGTTTCGGGTTTACATGTCTTGTTGATTGGGATGGTACTCTTTAACCTCCTGCGTCCTTTGCTCGGACGTATTCCCGGTCTAAGTTGGACCAGCATTGAAGTGATCCGTAGTTTGGCTACGTTCATCGTTTTAATGTTTTTCTTGTGGATTACGGGAGGTAGTCCCTCGGTGGTGCGTGCTGTTGTTATGGCAGCCGTTTTCTTGACAGGAACACTTTTACAACGCGAGACATCGGGCTTAAACAGTTTAGGCGTAGCCATGTTTGTCTTGCTTCTTTTACAACCCGAAAATTTGTACGATATTGGTTTTCAGCTCTCTTGTGCGGCAGTTGCGGGCATCGTATTGTTTCAGTTGGCCATCACCGAGTGGGCCAAACGCTTTCCCTTACAAAATAGTTGGTTAAACGGCCTCGTCCAGTCCTTAGGCGTTTCGTTGGCCGCAACAGCTACTACGGCTCCGATCTTGCTCTTCCACTTTGGCCAAGTTTCCTTGGCGGGTTTGTGGCTTAATCTTTTAGCGATCCCACTCTCCAATCTGGCCATTTTGTCGGTTTTGCTTATGGTTGCCTTTCATCCGGTATCCTTTTTTATTGCAAAAGGCTTTGCTACGACGGCAAATATGTTCACCGATTTGTTTACGTCCTTTGTGTCGGTGAGTGATCGTCTTTTTGGAGGCTTACAGATTCAATATTTTTTGACCGACTTTTTGTTTGTTATTAGTTTTGTTCTGATCCTATTAATGCTTGTCCAATGGTCCTTTCCTCGGATACGCTACCGTGCTGCCATTGTGTCAAGTTTTTTTGCTTTATTAGGCGTCGCAATCCCTCGTATTTCCTCTGGGATAAACCCACAACTAACCATTACCTTTTTTGATGTTGGTCAGGGGGATGCAGCCTTGATAACTTTTCCGAATGGGCGTAATCTGCTCATAGATGCAGGAGACCGAAATGAATTTTATGATGCAGGGTCAAACACCATTCTGCCGCACCTCAGACGGTTTAACCAGAAAAGAATAGATGCCGTTCTGATCTCGCATCCGCATCAAGATCATATGGGCGGCTTATTCACCTTGTTGCAGGAAGTAGAGATCGGTCATGTTTTTACCAATCAACAACCCTGCAGGAGCGAAATCTGTCAGAAAGTAGATTCTCTTGCAAGTGTGCGCCAAGTCCCAATTTCGGGCGTACAAAAAGGGATGGCCCTAAAAATGGACAACACCGTTCAAGTAGAAGTGCTCTCACCAGCATTTAAGCCACTTGCTCACCAAGATGTCAATAGCCACTCTGTGGTGTTACGCATACAGTATGGCCGACATCAATTTCTTTTTATGGGGGATGGTACTGCATTTACCGAGCAAGAATTGTTACGCTCAAGTGGGGTTGAGTTGGCTGCTGACGTCGTTAAGGTTGGGCATCATGGTTCTGCAACAAGTAGCACGCCCGAATTTATCAAACAGGTAGTACGTCGGAAGACAAAAGCTGTTGTGAGTGTTGCAGAAAGAAATGTTTATGGTCTTCCGAATGAGGGCGTTCTGGGAAGATGGCGATATTTCGGAGCGGATGTTTTGGAAACCCGTTCAGAAGGTGCAATTGTGTTTACATCCGATTCGCAAAGCCTCTCGCGTGTCCATTGGCGATAGCTGATCCGAACTGTCTAAGGTGAAATCCGAGTTTTAAGTTTGGCTCAATTATGATTTCAAGTTGTTACTACTGTTCTGACGTTTTAGTTTTTGTATTTAAATTGGTATCTTGAGACATTTCCACTTTAAACACAAAATGTGATGAGCAAACCTTATAAAAAGATCAAATTAACAGACAACGATGCTGTTGTGATTTCTGTGGTTCTGACTTTCTTCCAAACCGTTGAAGCAAATTCCACTTTGGCGATTTCCGACAAAAAAACGTGTGTGATGGTATTTTGAAGAAACACAGTTTCAAGTTCCTATGTCCCAATTTCTTGATGATACAATTTGAAAAGTGAGGAAGTGTCTAAAAATGTCTTCATCGCGTCTCATCTCTTTCTTCAATTACGGCATCACTAAATGACCCATTGAACGATTCGAGTTGCTTACGGCTTTTTGCGAAAGAAAAATCGGATAATGTCAAGCTGCTTCGTTGCCCCAAGATACGCACGCCGCACGCGCTTCGCCAAACGCGACGATGCCAAGAACGCAAAACGGCAACCATGATGCGTGGCTGCCGTTATGTGTTCGTAGTGTCGTTGTTGTTTTAAGCTAAATTTTCAAGATCGTCTAAATCCTTTCTGCGTCCGCTTGCCTTTTTATTGATCAGTAAATCCTCAAAACCGATGAAATGGAAAGGAATATCCTCTATCATGAGTGTTTTTCGATTTTGACGGCATATCTCAAAATTTAAATTTCCAGATATGCTCCCCATGACATCAATACGAAAAGGTGGATAACCCATTTGTAGTACATTATCTGGATTTTGAAAGTCCGCGATAGTCAATCCATAAGATGAGAACCCAAACGCTTCTACCGTTTTTAGAACCTTATGAGCATTTTCGGGTGTGGCATTGACCCAAATATCTAAGTCGCCTGTAAAACGTGGGTGCCCATGAATGGTAACGGCATATCCACCAACGATCAAGTATTCAACTTGATTTTCGTTTAACAATGCGATAAACTCTTTGAAATCCTTGTCCATGTCCGATAAGGCTTAGATAGCGTTGGCGTAGAATATGAAGTGCCTCTAAACGAGCTTCTGCTGTTTGCTTTTTCCAATAATCAAAATCGGATGGTTGTTGATGAAGCGGCACGATACGAAGTTCTTTTTTCATGGTTTATTTTGCGATTGCCCGTTTTATGAATGATTTTCATAGAGCAGATACATGAAGAAAAGCGAGAATATGGTATATAAAAAGACAGTCGGGGAGAAACCATGTTCTCTCGGTCTGATATAAAGACAGACCTCTCAACTGTTGCACAAATATACTATTCCGCATTGGAAAAAGCAACTGCTTTGCCCTCTGTTGCCTCGCTACCACGAGATACGCACACAATACACGCCTACCAAATGCAACGACGCGGCAACATGAAAAACGGCAACCATGATGCGTGGCTGCCGTTTTGTATGTTGGAAAATTTCAAAAATACAAGTATGCTAATTAGCATAAGAATTCAAAACCTTTTGAGCAAAATGTAGCCATAACACCAATAGTAAAAAAAATTTCGTATAACGATACTCTTTAACTAACGGCTTAATAGATCTACCCTCTAACAAATCGTCATTAATTTTTGAATCAAGGTCAGTTTTCTTAAGCAGGATACGGAATAATTCAAAAGTAATGGCTATTAATATTAATATCCATAAGACTTCGAAAAAGGGTTGTAATATTGACATCTTGTTGATATTTTAAAATTAAACATTACCACCAATTCATACAATCACCAAAGGTATAAGTTGCTGCTGCAACTGCAATAACACCTCCTGCTCTTTTAAGAACCACTTTAACAGTACCTGCTAAAGTAGCGCTAGTAATGCTGCCACTTGCATATGATGCTGCCAATTCTTTGAGATAATGAATGCCTGCAAAGTCCAAAAGAGTGTCAACTAAACAGTGTAATACATCGGGAGCTGCAACAGCTAAATTACTTTCAACAGAGTTTGATGTTTGAGGTGAACAAGCACAATCTCCCATAATTGAATAAACTTCTGCTATAGTAGATGGTTTTAATTCGCTTATTTGATTATTACTTGATCGAGTGGTTTCTTTATGCAATTCCAAGCCAAACATAATCATACCAAAAGGAATAAGGTCTGGATCCTTTAATCCTTTCGGAAAATATTCTTTTGGGTCCAAGTTTAAAGAACTTAAGAATGAAATGGTAGCAATAGCAAGAGGCTCAATTGTTTGCTCTGAAACTTCATTCAGCTTGGCTGTTTTTTGAAGTTCGGTTTGGGTTTCGTCTTTTTGTAAAACCTCATTTAAAGTTAGACTTGTTCGTTTTAAAGTATTTGCATAATTGACTATGGTTGTGTTAATATCTTCTTTCTGCTGAATTTGTG comes from Rhodothermia bacterium and encodes:
- a CDS encoding DNA internalization-related competence protein ComEC/Rec2, which encodes MVVDQSLFARWRSFPMLIAVILMGLGIVVSPLVSVYGWFVATASAILWIFAAAFWPEKKFVTLRPLSRAIGIAVLWFVFGGFRMGVEIFLPYNEVSQFIPETKDAHPTLLLGTVNDFPSPYRSGIKFTVEANYLERDGRQTPTSGKVLVYLRIEPGMGHPKLKWGDHVQVAGRMEAPRPKRNPADFDFANYLKYKGIRTVLYVREAQTLSVSSASTSWLHRSVNFLRDNIHHTITHFAPNEETAAMQRALLIGDRTGLPEQLKQAFNNTGLTHLLAVSGLHVLLIGMVLFNLLRPLLGRIPGLSWTSIEVIRSLATFIVLMFFLWITGGSPSVVRAVVMAAVFLTGTLLQRETSGLNSLGVAMFVLLLLQPENLYDIGFQLSCAAVAGIVLFQLAITEWAKRFPLQNSWLNGLVQSLGVSLAATATTAPILLFHFGQVSLAGLWLNLLAIPLSNLAILSVLLMVAFHPVSFFIAKGFATTANMFTDLFTSFVSVSDRLFGGLQIQYFLTDFLFVISFVLILLMLVQWSFPRIRYRAAIVSSFFALLGVAIPRISSGINPQLTITFFDVGQGDAALITFPNGRNLLIDAGDRNEFYDAGSNTILPHLRRFNQKRIDAVLISHPHQDHMGGLFTLLQEVEIGHVFTNQQPCRSEICQKVDSLASVRQVPISGVQKGMALKMDNTVQVEVLSPAFKPLAHQDVNSHSVVLRIQYGRHQFLFMGDGTAFTEQELLRSSGVELAADVVKVGHHGSATSSTPEFIKQVVRRKTKAVVSVAERNVYGLPNEGVLGRWRYFGADVLETRSEGAIVFTSDSQSLSRVHWR
- a CDS encoding nucleotidyltransferase codes for the protein MDKDFKEFIALLNENQVEYLIVGGYAVTIHGHPRFTGDLDIWVNATPENAHKVLKTVEAFGFSSYGLTIADFQNPDNVLQMGYPPFRIDVMGSISGNLNFEICRQNRKTLMIEDIPFHFIGFEDLLINKKASGRRKDLDDLENLA